One Natrarchaeobaculum sulfurireducens genomic window carries:
- a CDS encoding winged-helix domain-containing protein, translating to MSQGRDDAGRFEESVSEQEILKVFDYEDDPVLTAPEVAEGLRRFGKQITPEGVRNRLGEMDEKGLVSRKKLGARAVGWWAEVAPELDSTTAETIDSRKESDEWEEL from the coding sequence ATGAGCCAAGGACGCGATGACGCGGGCCGATTTGAAGAATCGGTCTCTGAACAAGAAATCCTCAAAGTGTTTGACTACGAGGATGACCCGGTTCTTACAGCACCAGAAGTTGCTGAGGGGCTTCGCCGGTTTGGGAAACAAATCACCCCTGAAGGTGTCCGTAACCGGCTCGGAGAGATGGACGAAAAAGGCCTCGTCAGCCGCAAAAAGCTCGGTGCGAGAGCTGTCGGATGGTGGGCAGAGGTTGCCCCTGAATTAGATTCTACCACTGCTGAAACTATTGACTCGAGAAAAGAGTCTGACGAGTGGGAGGAATTGTAG
- a CDS encoding bile acid:sodium symporter family protein — protein MALLDVVRRISALVNKLFVLWVILAAILAFSQPDSFVWLGEYISLLLAVVMLGMGLTLTITDFRRIVERPRDVVLGATAQWLIMPVSAYLLVVALSLPVEIGVGLILLGAAPGGTASNVYTYLAKGDVALSVTVTSVTTLMAPILMPAWVILFAGEQIQVTFGEMFQEIVLIVVIPVLLGLTLRYLLERYSPTTAKVGLSVFPVISVFAIVVIVAAVVGGNVENLLTASGIVIVAVLLHNVLGLSAGYGTGVVTNMAEDRSRALSFEVGMQNSALSVAIAAAFFSPLASLVPAVAVVLHQLTGPVLATYFASQDDESLYETTIESTE, from the coding sequence ATGGCACTGTTGGATGTCGTTCGACGAATAAGTGCACTCGTGAATAAGTTGTTTGTATTATGGGTCATATTGGCTGCAATATTGGCCTTCTCCCAGCCAGATAGCTTTGTGTGGCTTGGTGAATACATCTCGCTACTACTCGCAGTTGTAATGTTAGGAATGGGGCTTACCCTCACCATCACGGACTTCAGGCGAATTGTCGAACGGCCACGTGATGTTGTTCTCGGCGCAACAGCTCAGTGGCTGATTATGCCCGTTTCTGCATATCTACTGGTCGTCGCCCTCTCTTTACCGGTAGAGATCGGAGTCGGTCTTATCCTTCTTGGTGCAGCACCTGGGGGAACGGCTTCGAACGTTTATACGTATTTAGCCAAGGGTGACGTCGCGCTTTCGGTAACCGTCACATCAGTAACGACGTTGATGGCTCCCATACTCATGCCAGCTTGGGTTATCCTCTTTGCAGGAGAGCAAATTCAGGTCACCTTCGGCGAAATGTTCCAAGAGATCGTTCTTATCGTTGTGATCCCGGTTCTTCTTGGTCTCACTCTCAGGTATCTCCTTGAGCGGTACTCCCCGACGACTGCGAAAGTCGGTCTCTCTGTATTCCCCGTTATCAGCGTCTTCGCAATCGTGGTTATCGTTGCTGCTGTTGTCGGCGGGAACGTTGAGAACCTCCTAACCGCAAGCGGAATCGTGATCGTGGCTGTCCTGCTTCATAATGTGCTCGGGCTCTCCGCTGGCTACGGAACCGGGGTTGTGACGAACATGGCCGAGGATCGATCTCGAGCATTGTCCTTCGAAGTCGGGATGCAAAACAGTGCGCTTTCTGTCGCGATTGCAGCGGCATTCTTTTCGCCGCTTGCATCGCTTGTTCCAGCGGTCGCAGTCGTGCTTCACCAGCTTACTGGCCCTGTTCTGGCAACCTACTTCGCCAGTCAGGATGACGAGTCACTGTACGAAACGACAATCGAGTCTACAGAGTGA
- a CDS encoding FAD-binding oxidoreductase, whose amino-acid sequence MPSELEEICSQLSPDQYSFIEADRDERAVDWGTELEEGVQPDVVIWPEDTDDVSSVLSEANDRRIPVTPYAAGTSLEGNPVPVAGGISLDLTRMNDVYEIRPDDLQIDVGPGIYGDEINEALKSHGLMLPSLPSSGAISTIGGMIANDASGMKTVKYGEVSDWLLEAEAVLPTGEVVTAGTKAVKTSSGYNLLDLLIGSEGTLAIITRLTLRLEGRPEQVWAGRATFTNLEDASAAVFDTVRSGVDVAKIELIDSISAEIANASLDTDLPDSPMVFLEFHANHSIESEVEFCQTVFESHNVSTFEIAESDEEMAELWEARRELAEAVEPFDPNLSSLTPGDVTVPISALPDIVRFIKNIGDEHGLLIPCFGHAGDGNIHYFVMVDPDDPETVETGQAVSKEIVEYAIQLGGTATGEHGVGVGKQAHLVTEHGEVAVDLMQSIKKSFDPNGILNPGKIFPTHRSDTDTSSHQ is encoded by the coding sequence ATGCCGAGTGAACTCGAAGAGATCTGTTCACAGCTTTCTCCAGACCAGTATTCGTTTATCGAGGCTGACCGCGACGAACGCGCGGTCGATTGGGGGACAGAGCTAGAAGAGGGGGTACAACCCGACGTCGTTATCTGGCCAGAGGACACCGACGACGTTTCCTCCGTTCTATCAGAAGCCAACGATCGTAGGATTCCAGTCACTCCGTATGCCGCTGGAACGAGTCTCGAGGGAAATCCCGTTCCAGTTGCTGGTGGTATCAGCCTCGATCTAACACGGATGAACGATGTCTACGAGATTCGACCTGACGACTTACAGATCGACGTCGGCCCAGGCATCTATGGTGACGAGATCAACGAAGCACTGAAAAGTCACGGTCTCATGCTTCCGTCGCTTCCTTCTTCAGGAGCCATCTCGACTATCGGTGGAATGATCGCCAACGATGCCTCCGGAATGAAGACGGTCAAGTACGGAGAAGTTTCTGACTGGTTACTCGAAGCCGAAGCAGTTCTTCCTACCGGTGAAGTAGTGACGGCCGGAACGAAAGCTGTAAAGACGTCATCGGGATATAATCTGTTAGATTTGCTCATCGGGAGTGAGGGAACGCTTGCCATCATCACGAGACTGACCTTGCGGCTTGAAGGCAGGCCAGAGCAAGTCTGGGCTGGTCGTGCAACGTTCACGAACTTAGAAGATGCGTCGGCGGCTGTTTTCGATACCGTCCGGTCAGGTGTCGATGTAGCGAAAATAGAACTTATTGACTCGATAAGTGCAGAAATCGCCAATGCAAGCTTAGATACTGATCTTCCGGACTCGCCGATGGTCTTTCTGGAGTTCCATGCCAACCATAGCATCGAGTCGGAAGTCGAGTTTTGCCAAACGGTGTTTGAATCACACAACGTCTCTACCTTCGAGATCGCTGAAAGCGACGAAGAGATGGCGGAGCTGTGGGAAGCCCGACGCGAGCTTGCTGAGGCCGTCGAACCGTTCGATCCAAATCTCTCGTCGCTCACTCCCGGTGACGTGACTGTCCCGATCAGCGCATTGCCGGACATCGTCCGTTTCATCAAAAATATTGGCGACGAACACGGGCTGTTGATCCCATGCTTCGGACACGCGGGAGACGGGAATATCCACTACTTCGTGATGGTCGATCCGGACGATCCTGAAACGGTTGAAACGGGCCAAGCGGTGTCGAAAGAGATCGTGGAATATGCTATTCAGTTAGGTGGAACTGCGACCGGTGAACACGGTGTCGGTGTGGGAAAACAAGCCCATCTCGTCACCGAGCATGGTGAGGTAGCGGTCGACCTCATGCAATCTATCAAAAAGAGCTTCGATCCAAACGGTATTCTTAATCCCGGTAAAATCTTTCCTACTCACCGGTCTGACACCGATACGTCTTCACATCAGTGA
- a CDS encoding HNH endonuclease, translating into MTGEPPSGSTGVHAEDEQVGDDDPETVREFLEEVGVDPTDLESVADLQEILELDLSADGKTVDPDEADLEDVLEAPVTVEENQTPAGVVRQSTQDYPPDWDRRRRRVYARDDHQCQNCRRRGGPYGDVELHAHHIVPKSRGGVHRMENLITLCEPCHNAVHSRNAVAPTAITDAEAEPSTFAELLAGIKSAKTAFRRWKRMYRKFSRLGP; encoded by the coding sequence ATGACTGGCGAACCACCTTCCGGTTCTACCGGCGTTCATGCCGAGGATGAACAGGTTGGTGACGACGATCCCGAGACAGTTCGTGAGTTTCTCGAGGAGGTGGGTGTCGACCCGACCGACCTCGAGAGTGTTGCAGACCTGCAGGAAATCCTCGAGTTGGACCTCTCCGCCGACGGTAAGACGGTTGATCCCGATGAGGCCGATCTGGAGGATGTCCTCGAGGCTCCCGTCACCGTCGAAGAGAACCAGACTCCGGCGGGGGTCGTTCGCCAATCGACCCAGGACTACCCGCCTGACTGGGATCGACGTCGACGACGCGTGTACGCCCGTGACGACCACCAGTGTCAAAACTGCCGTCGTCGGGGCGGGCCGTATGGTGATGTCGAATTGCACGCCCACCATATCGTTCCGAAGTCACGCGGTGGGGTTCATCGAATGGAGAACCTGATTACACTGTGTGAACCATGCCACAACGCTGTTCACTCGAGGAACGCGGTCGCACCGACGGCGATTACGGACGCCGAAGCCGAACCCTCGACATTCGCGGAGCTGCTTGCTGGGATTAAGTCTGCAAAAACCGCCTTCCGTCGGTGGAAGCGGATGTATCGGAAGTTCTCGAGGCTTGGACCATGA
- a CDS encoding DUF7563 family protein, whose amino-acid sequence MKRATDSNKRAPRVSGGTTMPECQNCGSHVTARFERVFGDNDGNVHGCRECMGTTEIVNGEATRGP is encoded by the coding sequence ATGAAGAGAGCGACCGACTCGAACAAGCGGGCACCGCGAGTGTCTGGAGGAACGACCATGCCTGAATGCCAAAACTGTGGATCACACGTTACGGCGCGGTTCGAACGGGTATTCGGAGATAACGATGGCAATGTGCACGGCTGCCGAGAGTGTATGGGGACGACAGAAATAGTGAACGGTGAGGCAACTCGAGGACCATGA
- a CDS encoding transposase produces MSEKTVVVVDQFTKRVGTVQRRGWYPIGSNPTIETSNSWKKVTVLGAVTDDGDSFYFWTEENLNRFHGIRLLEALKEKFGEELVVFLDRAGYFYARDLWEHVSGERATETVGDSSVACVRGDGLEVWYFPSKLPELNPVEGCWDQLNEWFKHRLIPDLPRLKQHLARGISQINEPNIWNYLCP; encoded by the coding sequence CTGAGCGAGAAGACTGTCGTTGTCGTTGATCAGTTCACCAAGCGAGTCGGGACGGTTCAACGACGTGGGTGGTATCCGATTGGCTCGAATCCAACAATAGAGACCTCGAACTCTTGGAAGAAGGTGACAGTGCTCGGCGCTGTCACCGACGACGGTGACAGCTTCTACTTCTGGACGGAAGAAAACCTGAACAGATTTCACGGGATTCGGCTGTTAGAAGCGTTGAAAGAGAAGTTTGGGGAGGAGTTAGTGGTATTTCTTGACCGGGCAGGGTACTTCTATGCACGGGATCTGTGGGAACACGTTAGTGGTGAGCGGGCGACCGAAACTGTCGGAGACAGTTCGGTCGCCTGCGTGCGTGGAGACGGCCTCGAAGTGTGGTACTTTCCGTCGAAACTCCCCGAGCTGAACCCTGTCGAAGGTTGCTGGGATCAGCTAAACGAGTGGTTCAAACATCGGTTGATCCCAGATCTCCCGAGGCTGAAACAACATCTAGCGAGAGGAATCTCACAGATCAACGAACCAAACATCTGGAATTATCTGTGTCCCTGA
- a CDS encoding IS630 family transposase yields the protein MGRLDDISIEELHELREQTEGEIPRERVLAAIGRKQGDKIATLAERHGVVEKTIRNWLDRFEEEPIEQAPYDDPRPGGPSKLTADEREQLEEALQQPPTELGYEHQAWSPKLLLHYVKEEFDVEYTESHARYLLHEAGLSWRTARPRNHEADPEEEAEFKETVEKNGPN from the coding sequence ATGGGTCGTCTGGACGATATCTCTATAGAAGAGCTTCACGAGCTTCGAGAGCAGACAGAGGGAGAGATTCCACGGGAGCGAGTGCTTGCGGCGATCGGCCGCAAGCAGGGCGACAAGATCGCGACGCTGGCTGAACGTCACGGGGTTGTCGAGAAAACCATCCGTAACTGGCTCGATCGGTTCGAGGAAGAACCGATCGAGCAGGCACCCTACGACGACCCTCGACCGGGTGGACCATCGAAACTCACCGCTGACGAACGCGAGCAGTTGGAAGAAGCTCTCCAGCAGCCACCGACCGAACTTGGCTACGAGCACCAAGCGTGGTCGCCAAAGCTTCTGCTTCACTACGTCAAAGAAGAGTTCGACGTTGAGTACACCGAAAGCCACGCGCGATATCTCTTGCACGAGGCCGGGCTGTCCTGGCGGACAGCGCGGCCTCGCAATCACGAAGCCGATCCCGAAGAAGAAGCCGAATTTAAAGAGACAGTCGAAAAAAACGGCCCGAACTGA
- a CDS encoding IclR family transcriptional regulator, which produces MGTNGEQETTAGVSTTRKTFDIIEKVRDEEGLSITELTRRTGLTKSTVYRHVTTLSDLGYLIERNGGYYIGFRFLQLSETARTRKRGYTAAKRKVFELGQETDERAVFIVEEDFEGVYVHRYGSLSDTMIGKRRPLHSLASGKVILSEWEIERVETFIQERGLERITRNTITNPDDLFTELETIRERSYAINDEEHMNGLRGVAVPVYTPDDELLGSLGVFGPTSRFKGDYLREKLPKLLWDKAGEIRVTLAYG; this is translated from the coding sequence ATGGGAACAAACGGTGAGCAGGAGACGACCGCAGGGGTGAGCACGACGCGGAAAACTTTCGATATCATCGAGAAAGTTCGCGACGAAGAGGGACTTAGCATCACGGAACTAACGCGGCGGACGGGGCTAACAAAAAGTACCGTTTACCGGCACGTGACGACCTTGTCGGATCTTGGCTACCTGATAGAGCGCAATGGCGGCTACTACATCGGATTCCGGTTTCTCCAGTTAAGCGAGACCGCTCGGACGCGAAAAAGGGGATACACCGCTGCCAAGCGGAAAGTGTTCGAACTCGGTCAAGAGACCGATGAGCGTGCGGTGTTCATCGTCGAGGAGGACTTCGAAGGCGTCTATGTCCACCGCTATGGCAGTCTCTCGGACACAATGATCGGCAAGCGCCGACCCCTGCACAGTCTCGCGTCGGGAAAGGTCATCCTTTCAGAGTGGGAAATCGAGCGCGTCGAAACGTTTATTCAGGAGCGTGGCCTCGAGCGGATCACGCGGAACACGATTACTAACCCCGACGACCTCTTCACGGAACTCGAGACGATCCGCGAGCGTAGCTATGCAATCAACGACGAAGAGCACATGAACGGCCTACGCGGCGTCGCCGTCCCGGTCTACACGCCCGATGATGAACTGCTCGGTTCACTCGGAGTATTTGGCCCGACAAGCCGGTTTAAAGGCGACTATCTCCGGGAAAAATTGCCCAAACTGCTGTGGGACAAAGCCGGCGAAATCAGGGTAACGCTTGCATATGGCTGA
- a CDS encoding substrate-binding domain-containing protein translates to MDSGKKITQVGLSRRSFLAAGVGSTVALAGCLGNGEEDGVDGSGSDNGSRYERISVSFSEQGGALNEGRLDIGVGTMMNFSITPGWVQEAVASVDDFRILDVEDATADAWNDDDTLFIEDLDTDELEGADNDHVDVPGEVPCPTFAYNFVSRVELDYDVVYTFLETMWDVREDLADEFGIFAFHEDPEFWVQNHYEGIPFHPAAADFYQDELDVWSDEFERADESDDVLEADTIRMKTSEQGTTGHAANEALAAVMNDHLDELSIEAQTSDGSEENIGDIASENIEMGFLQNWTAREFREGVAPFDDLDFEMTQVFHYYDLPWYFITNNMDLETLSDIEPDMAVSPTPSGSGTAPGLERALEYALDD, encoded by the coding sequence ATGGATTCAGGAAAAAAGATCACGCAGGTAGGCTTGAGTAGGCGGTCCTTCCTGGCAGCAGGTGTCGGATCGACGGTGGCATTGGCGGGCTGTCTTGGCAACGGAGAGGAAGACGGCGTGGACGGCAGCGGAAGCGACAATGGTTCCAGATACGAACGCATCAGCGTTAGCTTCTCCGAGCAGGGTGGTGCGCTGAACGAGGGACGTCTCGACATCGGTGTCGGGACGATGATGAATTTCTCTATCACTCCGGGCTGGGTCCAGGAGGCCGTCGCCTCAGTCGACGACTTTCGTATTCTTGACGTGGAAGACGCGACCGCCGATGCTTGGAACGACGATGACACGCTGTTCATCGAGGATCTTGACACCGACGAACTCGAAGGCGCCGATAACGATCACGTGGACGTTCCCGGCGAGGTCCCGTGCCCGACGTTTGCATACAACTTCGTCTCTCGAGTGGAACTCGACTACGATGTCGTGTATACGTTCCTCGAGACAATGTGGGACGTGCGTGAAGACCTCGCTGACGAGTTTGGAATCTTTGCGTTTCACGAGGATCCAGAGTTCTGGGTTCAGAACCACTACGAGGGCATCCCGTTTCACCCCGCTGCAGCGGATTTCTACCAGGACGAACTTGACGTCTGGAGCGATGAGTTCGAGCGTGCCGACGAATCCGACGACGTACTCGAGGCCGATACGATCAGGATGAAGACCTCCGAGCAGGGGACAACGGGACATGCTGCCAATGAGGCGCTGGCCGCGGTTATGAACGACCATCTGGACGAGCTGTCGATCGAAGCCCAGACGAGCGATGGATCGGAAGAGAACATTGGAGACATCGCCTCGGAGAACATCGAAATGGGATTCCTCCAGAACTGGACTGCCCGGGAGTTCCGTGAGGGCGTTGCCCCGTTCGACGACCTCGACTTTGAGATGACACAAGTGTTTCACTACTACGACCTGCCGTGGTACTTCATTACCAATAACATGGATCTCGAGACGTTGTCCGACATCGAGCCCGATATGGCAGTTTCGCCGACGCCGAGCGGATCTGGCACTGCACCCGGCCTCGAGCGCGCACTTGAGTACGCCCTGGACGACTAA
- a CDS encoding TRAP transporter permease codes for MSTVSSRLGQLTRYRLLAGVTYGMAASFTIFTLYYAFFILTNLTIAGVSLRPLVPSVLVFSEQAEYVVVFTGWGLAVYYLDYARRQLDDRRELDTADDNESNPKSLAAVSDQLSVLGDQGDRQLMDRVDGFKRAYSRCDPFVAIALAFLSLVTMAYMLGEFSRLDGEAYIAGFTTMDHVIGAALIVLVTDATRRAFGWIIASVAVFAIIYSHESVSTLPVLPELLAWSGEDLTGIVEEAALGVQSGIFDSTIMGIGATWVAIFIMFAGIAKSYGLMEFIREVGTELGSTLRTGVVQIAVVSSMIMGSITGSAAANTATTGSFTIPMIKDQGVRDDFAASIEAVASAGGQMLPPVMGVAAFLMADIVGVPYLDIVQAGVIPAMLFYVSVCVAVHFTILKFGWTSTSLSPFDWRVLLGGVHFAIPLAVLLYTLIYLRFTPLTAGFYTILSIVAVIFVRNYLIDVFEIDRVVRSKLGAGDDGTGTATTNVSVVTASYRSAMRTARQSINGLKQGGLEMAPLVGVLAAMGLIVELLETSGLTGRLGAGIIGFADVTVLGVTGGLALVLVLAMIASIAFGLGMPTPAAYILVAFLIADAVTEMAVPEITTHMFVFYFAMLSAITPPVAISVAVGARIAGTNFMNACVQALRIGAPGFVIPFAFVANNSLIEWSTATLYEFPVVLAGTIGLIVATVGFDGARTLSIPVRVFYLVVGFAAMFGSVAAGAVGMGIQIAAAVTIALLLLRARYLVGYEVDSRRPDVDASSFD; via the coding sequence ATGTCAACTGTGAGCTCCCGTCTTGGACAGCTAACACGGTATCGACTGTTAGCTGGCGTCACGTACGGCATGGCGGCGTCGTTTACGATCTTTACGCTCTACTACGCGTTCTTCATCTTGACAAATCTGACAATCGCCGGTGTCTCCCTTCGGCCGCTGGTTCCGTCGGTACTCGTCTTCTCCGAGCAGGCGGAGTACGTCGTCGTGTTTACCGGCTGGGGATTGGCGGTTTACTACTTGGACTATGCGCGTCGGCAACTAGATGACCGCCGAGAGCTTGATACCGCGGACGACAACGAGTCGAACCCCAAGAGTCTCGCAGCAGTGTCCGATCAGCTGTCGGTTCTCGGTGACCAAGGCGATCGTCAACTCATGGATAGGGTTGACGGGTTCAAACGAGCCTACAGCAGGTGCGATCCGTTCGTCGCCATCGCGCTCGCCTTCCTCTCGCTCGTCACAATGGCCTACATGCTCGGGGAGTTCTCCCGACTAGACGGTGAGGCGTACATCGCTGGCTTCACCACGATGGACCATGTCATCGGCGCAGCACTCATCGTCCTCGTCACCGACGCGACGCGGCGAGCGTTCGGCTGGATTATTGCTTCCGTAGCAGTCTTCGCGATCATCTACTCCCACGAGTCGGTCAGCACACTTCCGGTTCTTCCTGAGTTGCTCGCTTGGTCTGGCGAAGACCTAACGGGTATCGTCGAAGAGGCTGCCCTCGGAGTTCAGTCCGGCATCTTCGACAGTACCATCATGGGAATCGGCGCGACGTGGGTCGCGATCTTCATCATGTTCGCCGGAATTGCCAAGTCCTACGGACTCATGGAATTCATCCGGGAAGTCGGAACAGAACTGGGTTCTACGCTTCGAACCGGCGTCGTCCAAATTGCGGTCGTCTCGAGTATGATCATGGGCTCGATCACCGGAAGCGCGGCCGCGAACACTGCGACGACCGGAAGTTTCACAATCCCCATGATCAAGGACCAAGGCGTTCGCGATGACTTCGCGGCGTCGATCGAAGCCGTCGCTTCCGCTGGTGGCCAGATGCTCCCACCAGTGATGGGTGTCGCAGCGTTCCTCATGGCCGACATTGTTGGCGTCCCGTACTTGGACATCGTTCAGGCCGGCGTAATTCCAGCAATGCTGTTTTATGTGAGCGTCTGTGTGGCAGTTCACTTCACGATCCTCAAGTTCGGCTGGACCTCAACCAGCCTCTCGCCGTTCGACTGGCGAGTTCTTCTTGGCGGAGTCCACTTCGCAATCCCGTTGGCAGTGCTCCTGTACACCCTTATCTACCTCCGCTTTACGCCTTTAACGGCGGGATTCTACACGATCCTGTCTATCGTGGCGGTCATCTTCGTCCGCAATTACCTTATCGACGTGTTCGAGATCGATCGAGTGGTGCGGTCGAAACTTGGTGCCGGCGACGATGGGACCGGCACCGCGACGACCAACGTGTCGGTCGTCACTGCATCTTACCGTTCCGCCATGCGAACGGCTAGACAGAGTATCAATGGACTCAAACAGGGCGGCCTCGAGATGGCACCACTTGTCGGTGTCCTCGCGGCGATGGGACTGATCGTTGAACTGCTCGAGACGAGTGGACTAACCGGCCGTCTCGGTGCGGGAATCATCGGCTTTGCAGATGTGACGGTCCTTGGGGTTACGGGCGGACTGGCACTCGTGTTGGTGCTTGCGATGATCGCCAGCATTGCTTTCGGTCTTGGTATGCCGACCCCGGCGGCGTACATCTTGGTTGCGTTTCTGATCGCGGATGCGGTGACAGAGATGGCCGTCCCGGAGATTACGACCCACATGTTCGTGTTTTATTTCGCGATGTTGTCGGCGATCACGCCGCCGGTGGCTATCTCCGTCGCAGTGGGGGCTCGAATCGCTGGGACGAATTTCATGAACGCTTGTGTCCAAGCGTTGCGCATCGGTGCACCCGGGTTCGTTATTCCGTTCGCGTTTGTCGCGAACAACAGCTTGATTGAGTGGTCGACGGCGACACTGTACGAGTTCCCGGTCGTCCTCGCGGGGACTATCGGACTGATCGTTGCGACGGTCGGCTTCGACGGTGCTCGTACTCTCTCTATTCCTGTCCGTGTCTTCTACCTTGTCGTCGGATTCGCTGCAATGTTCGGCTCGGTCGCAGCCGGCGCCGTCGGAATGGGGATTCAGATCGCTGCAGCGGTGACCATCGCTCTGCTGTTGCTTCGAGCACGGTACCTCGTTGGCTACGAAGTCGATAGCAGGCGCCCAGACGTTGACGCATCCTCATTCGACTGA
- a CDS encoding AMP-binding protein, whose product MASLITDVAETVESTPDSPAIVFDGSEQTYRQFWHRTGQFAQALADHGIGEGDRVGIYLPNLPQFVTAFYGTLRAGGIVVPMNPQYKAREISHLLGDSGAKAVISLADNVPEVVEVLSETDVEEVVSVGGAVDGATAFKNFLADETLDVVERADDDVAVQPYTSGTTGTPKGVLLTHRNIRWTTNANANVPHGGFQSSDRLVGTLPLFHIYGMSVVMNGAMYSGGAYYPIPEWNASAVMDVLEEDAITIMFGVPAMFNDMINQPDADTYEFEALRFVNSGGSSLPLEVLERFEKLYDIELYEGYGLTETSPVTHANRGSARRKGSIGTPLDGVDAKVVTELFETVPRIEEGPIDEDEAELHEITGELVVSGPNVMKGYYGLPKATEEAFTEEDGTTWFHTGDICYWDEDDFFYVVDREKHMIVTGGYNVYPREIEELLFEHEAVADAAVVGVPDERRGETVKAFIVPMPDATAEPEDIKEYCLEHIAAYKHPREVEFVEELPRTTTGKVQKFKISGEDADG is encoded by the coding sequence ATGGCAAGTCTCATAACTGACGTCGCCGAGACGGTAGAGTCGACTCCGGATTCGCCGGCGATCGTTTTTGACGGTTCTGAACAGACTTACAGGCAGTTCTGGCACCGGACTGGACAATTCGCACAGGCGTTGGCCGACCACGGTATCGGCGAGGGCGATCGTGTCGGGATCTACCTCCCGAATCTCCCCCAGTTCGTGACGGCCTTCTACGGCACCCTCCGTGCAGGCGGCATTGTCGTCCCGATGAATCCGCAGTACAAAGCTCGCGAAATTAGTCATCTGCTTGGCGATAGCGGCGCAAAGGCTGTCATCTCGCTGGCCGACAACGTTCCCGAGGTTGTCGAAGTCCTCAGTGAAACCGACGTGGAGGAGGTCGTCAGTGTAGGTGGAGCCGTCGACGGTGCGACTGCGTTCAAGAATTTCCTGGCTGACGAAACGCTCGACGTCGTCGAGCGTGCGGATGACGACGTTGCGGTGCAGCCATACACCTCAGGGACGACGGGCACGCCGAAAGGAGTCTTGCTCACCCACCGCAACATCCGGTGGACGACGAACGCGAACGCGAACGTCCCTCACGGTGGGTTTCAGTCCTCTGATCGACTCGTCGGCACGCTCCCACTGTTTCACATCTACGGGATGTCCGTCGTGATGAACGGCGCGATGTACAGCGGCGGCGCCTATTACCCTATACCCGAGTGGAACGCCTCCGCGGTGATGGACGTACTTGAGGAGGATGCGATCACTATCATGTTCGGCGTGCCCGCGATGTTCAACGACATGATCAACCAGCCCGACGCCGACACGTACGAGTTCGAGGCGCTGCGCTTCGTCAACTCTGGCGGTTCGAGCCTGCCGCTCGAGGTGCTCGAACGCTTCGAGAAGCTATACGATATCGAACTCTACGAAGGATACGGCCTCACTGAAACAAGTCCGGTCACCCACGCCAACCGTGGCAGCGCCCGTCGGAAGGGTTCGATCGGTACCCCCCTTGATGGCGTCGACGCGAAGGTTGTCACCGAACTGTTCGAGACGGTCCCGCGAATTGAGGAGGGACCGATAGACGAAGATGAAGCGGAACTACACGAAATCACGGGAGAGCTCGTTGTGAGCGGACCGAACGTGATGAAGGGGTACTACGGCCTACCCAAGGCCACCGAGGAGGCCTTCACTGAGGAGGACGGAACAACCTGGTTCCACACTGGCGACATCTGTTACTGGGACGAAGACGACTTCTTTTACGTCGTGGACCGGGAGAAGCACATGATCGTCACCGGCGGCTACAACGTCTATCCCCGTGAGATAGAGGAGTTACTGTTCGAACACGAAGCCGTCGCCGACGCCGCAGTCGTCGGTGTACCGGACGAGCGCCGTGGTGAAACGGTGAAGGCGTTTATCGTTCCGATGCCCGATGCGACGGCTGAACCCGAGGACATCAAAGAGTACTGTCTTGAGCACATTGCAGCGTACAAACACCCGCGCGAGGTCGAGTTCGTCGAAGAACTTCCGCGGACAACGACCGGCAAGGTTCAGAAGTTCAAGATCAGCGGCGAAGACGCGGACGGCTAG